One Aethina tumida isolate Nest 87 chromosome 5, icAetTumi1.1, whole genome shotgun sequence genomic window carries:
- the LOC109603892 gene encoding homeobox protein Nkx-3.2, with amino-acid sequence MSRVSVVLEILYKAQVLDRPTRFLENLCVGVIRVDMEEERIIASNMEKSSAVTVTPFSINDILSRRNKEEEDEDDVQEAALDMSKSQRTPDVSEPLPSVASIPSGYASPSQSDESVRDASQPNRKKRSRAAFTHAQVFELERRFSQQRYLSGPERADLAQALKLTETQVKIWYQNRRYKTKRKQLQMQESNLMGQNARKVAVKVLVKDDVPIFLQQKPVYPKGGFYGEPKGEFFVYDQLNKTMGQKYPKTLQESMISLCQQYTNSMQLFPYFNYYHPSLLGNLAQTEDDISPESREQN; translated from the exons atGAGCCGCGTCTCAGTTGTACTTGAAATTTTGTACAAGGCACAGGTCCTTGATCGGCCCACCCGATTTTTAGAGAATTTGTGCGTTGGAGTGATACGTGTTGACATGGAGGAGGAACGGATTATTGCCTCGAATATGGAGAAGAGTTCAGCGGTTACCGTAACGCCGTTTTCGATAAACGATATTTTGAGTAGGAGGAATAAAGAGGAGGAGGACGAGGATGATGTGCAGGAGGCCGCTTTGGATATGTCCAAGAGTCAAAGGACACCAGATG TTTCAGAACCGCTGCCTAGCGTGGCGTCGATCCCGTCGGGCTACGCATCGCCCAGCCAATCGGACGAGTCGGTGCGCGACGCCAGCCAACCCAACCGCAAGAAGAGATCGCGCGCCGCGTTCACGCACGCTCAGGTCTTCGAATTGGAGCGCCGTTTCAGCCAGCAACGTTACCTGAGCGGACCGGAAAGGGCCGATCTGGCCCAGGCTCTCAAGCTGACCGAGACCCAGGTGAAGATCTGGTACCAGAACCGGCGCTACAAGACCAAGAGGAAGCAGTTGCAGATGCAGGAATCGAATCTGATGGGCCAGAACGCCAGGAAGGTGGCCGTCAAGGTCCTGGTCAAGGACGACGTGCCGATTTTCCTGCAGCAGAAGCCGGTTTATCCCAAAGGTGGGTTCTACGGCGAGCCGAAGGGGGAGTTCTTCGTTTATGATCAGTTGAACAAGACGATGGGTCAGAAGTACCCCAAAACGTTGCAGGAGAGCATGATCAGCCTCTGTCAGCAGTACACGAATTCCATGCAGCTGTTtccgtattttaattattaccatCCGTCACTTTTGGGGAATTTGGCGCAGACTGAGGACGATATTAGTCCTGAAAGCAGGGAACAAAATTAA